The following DNA comes from Streptomyces pristinaespiralis.
TCGGCGAGATCGCTATTCGCGCCTTGGAGACCTCCTTGGCGGCGGCCTCGTCGATCTGCGCCTGTGACGTCTTCGAGGTCCCGGCAGCCGCGTCCTTCTCTTCCCCGCCGCCGCTGCAGGCCGACAGGGCCAGCACGCCCCCGAGCAGCGCGGATGCGATCTTCCATCCGCTGCGCCGCTTGCTGTCCGTCATCACACGCGTCTCCATCGTTGCCGAGTCCCCTGATCAACCACTGTGGACAACCCCCATTTCAGGTCATCCGGTTCCACATCGGTGCACGATGTGGGGAACAACACCTCACCGGTGCTCCCGCCGGACACTCCTCCGCCGGGTGCACCTCCCACCGAACTGATCGACGCTGCATCCGCCTCATCGGTTGCACCGTTCCCGGTCCGGCTTCGTCATTCGATTGTCGCCCCCGCGCTCCGGCCCGGGAAGCCCGGGCGGGAGTACGGGAGGGCGCCTGCCCTCGCGGGCCGGGCCCGAAGCATGTAACAGGTCACTTCCCGGTCCCGTTACGGCCACCGGCCGGTGTCGTCGTCACCTTCACCCTCGGCGCCCCGGCCGTCCTCCAGCACCGGGTAACCGTCCGGGCCCGCTTCGTAACCATCGATTTCGTCCTCGTCCATGTCGAGCTCCCAGTCGGCGGAGTCCGGGTCGTAATCGATCTGCTCGCAGCTCCACGACGCCTGGGCCAGCTCGATCCCGGGCACCTCGCTGACCAGGTCGAAGGGGTCCACCAGGTACGCGAGGGCCTCCGCCTCCTCCTCGCGCACCGCGGACTGGGCGTGTGTCCGCTCGTCGTCGGGCATGAACTCGTCGGCGGCGATCCGCTCCAGCGCCGCCCCGGTCAGTGCCCCGGAGTCGTCGACCTCGATCACCAATTCCACTCGCAGGCGCACATAGCGTGATGTCTCAGAGGTGGTCATACGACGGAGGGTATGGCCCTTCGGGCCGCGGCTTTCCCACGACCCGCTGCTTTCACTAGCATCGCCCCACCGGCCAATTCGAGGATGCCTCAAGGGGGATCGACTTCGTGTCCGTCGCACGTCGACCGCTGCTCACCGCCACAGCCGCAGGGACCCTGCTGTGTGCGCTGTGGTTCGTCCCTTCGGCGAACGCCACCGCCGAGAGACAGGCCGCGCAGGAGTCCGGCGGCTCCCGTTCCGGGGCTGCGGCCGGGGCGGCCGGCGAGGAGCTCCTGCTGGCGCAGACGGGCAGCGTGGACACCACTCCGTACGTGATCGGGGGCACCCTGTCCCTGGGCATCGGGGCGGGC
Coding sequences within:
- a CDS encoding LPXTG cell wall anchor domain-containing protein, encoding MSVARRPLLTATAAGTLLCALWFVPSANATAERQAAQESGGSRSGAAAGAAGEELLLAQTGSVDTTPYVIGGTLSLGIGAGFVAYSMRRRHPGTA